The nucleotide window GAAGCGCGGGTTGCCCCGGAGAGGGGCGAAGGTGGGGTCGATCCTAAGCAAGCCGGGCGATATCCTACTACCCGAAGTCCTCAGAAGCGGTTCGAGCTGGTCGAGCGCCTTCTCCGGCTGCTCCGCCAGGAGATGAATCCGAGCCAGCAGAAACTGAATGTAGGACTGTTGCCATGTGGGAGCGGCGGCAAGCTTTGCTGCGTTCAAAGCCTCGTCACCTTTATCGATGGCCTCCTGCGTCCTCCCAAGATAGGCGAGGGCAAGCGCCTGCAGCCCGCTGGTTTGAGCTCGAAGCCCTTTGTTCAACACATGCTGGAGTTCCGCCCCATACTCCACGCTGGCCGTATCGGCATATACCCGCGCCGAGCGCCTGTCACCGCGTCTCCAATACGTCTCAGCCAGCGCGAGCGCCCAGTCGGCGCGACTGCCGTCTAGATCCGCCGGGGTCAGGGTAAGGACCCGACGCTGCTGAGCGTCATCGAGGAGCCACAGGAGATATTCCCGGAGCGCCACATACGCCACGACGGTGGTGGAATCGGTCACCTTGTGTGCAAGGGCAAGCGCCTTGCGAGCCCCCCCAGGTCGCCCTGTGCGGCATGCAGTTCGGCCTGGTCGTGGAGCAGGCTCAAGCTCGATGGACGGAGCGCACGCGCACGATCAAGGGCAGCTTGGGCCTCACTGTAGCGTCGAAGTCCCAAGTAGATGTCGAACAGCCCTCCCGCAACATCAGGAGAGCGGGGGTCAAGGCGAGCGGCCCGCTCAAGATGTGCGAGTGCCGCAGCCGACCGGCCGAGGGTGGCCTCCGCTCCCGAGGCCAAGCTCAGGAGATCGCTGCGGTTTGGCGCGCCACGCAACCCCGCCTCATACTCTCGGAGGGCGCTCGCCGCATCCCCGCGTATTACCTGCTGGTACCATCCTTTAGCTGCATGAACGTCCGGCAGCTCCGGTCCCAGAGCAGTCGCTCG belongs to Gemmatimonadales bacterium and includes:
- a CDS encoding tetratricopeptide repeat protein encodes the protein QGFDAALTDVFQVQADIASQVASALDVALTDSTRRELAVRPTKNLDAYDAYLRGKEIRTGDIAPGVLHAAEAEFRRAVALDSTFAAAWAELATTHILLFRLGGTQAGDAEAAGREVERATALGPELPDVHAAKGWYQQVIRGDAASALREYEAGLRGAPNRSDLLSLASGAEATLGRSAAALAHLERAARLDPRSPDVAGGLFDIYLGLRRYSEAQAALDRARALRPSSLSLLHDQAELHAAQGDLGGLARRLPLHTR